The following coding sequences are from one Gossypium hirsutum isolate 1008001.06 chromosome A12, Gossypium_hirsutum_v2.1, whole genome shotgun sequence window:
- the LOC107946773 gene encoding dolichyl-diphosphooligosaccharide--protein glycosyltransferase subunit DAD1 produces the protein MARTSSSKENAQALFHSLRSAYAATPVNLKIIDLYVGFAVFTALIQVVYMASVGSFPFNSFLSGVLSCVGTAVLAVCLRIQVNKENKEFKDLPPERAFADFVLCNLVLHLVIMNFLG, from the exons ATGGCGAGAACATCATCCAGCAAAGAAAATGCTCAAGCTTTATTCCATTCTCTTCGCTCTGCTTATGCTGCCACTCCAGTCAATCTCAAG ATCATTGATCTGTATGTGGGTTTCGCAGTCTTCACCGCTCTGATCCAG GTGGTTTACATGGCTAGCGTGGGATCATTTCCTTTCAACTCTTTTCTTTCTGGAGTGCTTTCTTGTGTTGGGACTGCTGTCCTTGCTG TTTGTCTTCGCATTCAGGTTAACAAGGAAAACAAGGAATTCAAG GATCTACCACCTGAGAGAGCTTTTGCAGATTTTGTTCTTTGCAACTTGGTGCTCCATTTGGTGATCATGAATTTCCTTGGATAA
- the LOC107946772 gene encoding uncharacterized protein, which yields MGKESELWDDSALIDAFDNAMSKYKKMHGKKNSEANVSVSVHQTGDEAIKPRDAGENSSSRANTGMEMEAAKDVEPVKESHTVKLQTPETYIDSSTSLPMQDNQDGNMAYSDSQAAQDYNQLLNQYYEVEDKRQMILQQLQQFGSWNYQYSGEGSSTAAQSCASQEYPIPTSQAAHSTVICSCCPYACQSLATTCTSYPCCSLAGTSVGKISTEPNGAMAYGNLPPFIDSDIVKTAMGAAEKAISSMTTKASINPNVNEENKGKKDGEEEMNQSTSCETDLTVLLNAWYSAGFYTGKYLVEQSIAKRRQ from the exons ATGGGCAAAGAAAGTGAGCTTTGGGACGACTCCGCCCTCATCGATGCCTTCGACAACGCCATGTCCAAATATAAG AAAATGCATGGAAAGAAAAACAGTGAGGCCAATGTCTCTGTTTCTGTTCATCAAACCGGTGATGAGGCCATAAA ACCCAGGGATGCAGGAGAGAACAGCAGTTCCAGAGCTAATACTGGGATGGAAATGGAGGCGGCGAAGGATGTTGAACCAGTTAAAGAAAGTCATACTGTAAAGTTACAGACTCCTGAGACTTACATAGATTCATCAACTAGTCTGCCAATGCAGGATAACCAAGATGGGAATATGGCCTATTCGGATTCACAAGCTGCGCAGGATTATAACCAATTACTCAACCAGTATTATGAGGTTGAAGACAAGAGGCAAATGATTCTGCAGCAGCTTCAGCAATTTGGTAGTTGGAATTATCAATACTCGGGTGAGGGTTCTAGCACAGCTGCACAGTCCTGTGCTTCTCAGGAGTATCCCATTCCTACAAGTCAAGCTGCACACTCCACTGTCATCTGTTCGTGTTGCCCATATGCATGTCAATCTCTGGCAACAACATGCACATCATATCCTTGCTGTTCTTTGGCTGGGACATCTGTTGGTAAAATTAGCACTGAACCAAACGGTGCAATGGCTTATGGAAACTTACCACCTTTCATAGATTCCGACATTGTTAAAACAGCTATGGGAGCTGCAGAAAAAGCTATATCCTCTATGACAACAAAAGCTTCTATTAATCCTAACGTAAATGAAG AGAACAAGGGGAAGAAAGATGGTGAGGAGGAAATGAATCAAAGTACTAGTTGTGAAACTGATCTCACTGTACTTTTAAATGCATGGTATTCTGCCGGCTTCTATACAGGAAA GTACCTTGTGGAGCAGAGTATTGCTAAGAGAAGGCAGtga